The Longimicrobium sp. genome contains the following window.
GCGGTCCCATCCCACACCGCTGGCGTGAACTGGGCAGATAGAAAAACGCCCGCGCTTCGAGTAGCTGAAGCACGGGCGCAGGAACAACGGAGGTGTAGCTTCAGGGTGCCGCGCGCGCGACCGCGGTCAGGCGGTGGGAGCCTATCGGAAACTCGATAGCGTTATGCCCCGGCCAGTTGGGTACTTCCGGGAAGTCTACGATTTCGCCAATCTGCACGAACTCGGTCGAGACCACCACGTGGTCGCCAGCTTTGAGGTTCAATGCGTCTGTCTGCGCCTTGAGCGTGGACGTGTTCACGGATACAACGCGGTTCACGTTGTGGGGATCGCTGGCGTAGCGGACCCGGTCGACGATGAGGTTCTGCCCTTCGCTCTCGATGCGGCGGACGATGACTTCTTCTGCCGCAAGGCCCACTTTCTCCGGCATCGGCCCGCGGTATCCGCCAGTGATCTCGGCGAGGTCACACCCGGAGATCGCGACGGCCAGCACGCCCACCAGGAACGCCGCGCGCCTTCCAATCGATTGAAATCTCATCGTCTCACTCAAGGCTTGAAGTAGATGTAGCCCGCATCCGGCACCGACGCTTCACGTTGCCAGGCCTGCTCGGTCGTAGGGCCGTTTTGCCACTCCGGGATGTACACTCCATTTCCGGCCGGGTAGTTGATATAGTCCCGGACACGCGTGGCCCACTCGCGCCAATCCCACCGATCCCAAAGCCAATGGTTCCGGAACTGCTCATAGCGATGCGTGCGGCCAATGTCATTGTTGTGCAGATCCATTACGTGCGTTGCGCCGAAGCTGTTGCTCTCGTGATCATCCGTCACCGCCTTGGTTACCGTTTTTCCAAGGTACCGCCTGAGCATGACGCTCAAGTAGATATGCCGGAAAGCGTCAGCCTGATCATCGTTTTTGTTGAACGACGGGAAGAACTCCGCTGTCTTAGCCACCGCACGTTGCACCGCCTGCTTGGCCCTGAAATACTTATAGCCGGCCATGCCCAACCCCATCACTGTCGTCAGGATGGTCTCAGGGACCACCTGGGGGGTAACATCGTTGCCATTGGGAAATTGCACCTCCCCGACCGAAACAATCTCCGTTCCGCCGCCCCCACCGCCACCACCCCCACCACCGCCACCACCGCCACCACCGCCCCCGTCCGTCGGCTCCCCCTGGTACGTGCCAGCAGCGAGCGATTCGTAGTAGTAGATCTCCTCGATCCCCGCTGGGTCAAGCTCCAGCGAGTCGATCTCCATCTGAATTGTGGGGATGCTGCTGTCGTCGGGAACAGCGAATTCCTCCTGACCAGACCAACTTGCATCGGCGCACGTGAGAGAGGTGTCCGCGCACGATTCAGCGGGTTCTATCGTCATTGGCAGGGCCGAGCCTTCACCGGCCGCACCGTACTTCCTCTCGTACTCACGCATGGCACGCTCGTACTCAAGCCAGGCGATGCGGTTTTGCCGTTGCTGCTCCGCGGCTTCGCGCATCATCCCCGAGTGCCCACGGTCAGGATAGAGCTGCCGAAGGCGGCGTTCAATGTACTGCTGATACTTCGGGTCCTCGGGACTAAGCGACGTGAGCCCCGGATTTTTGTGGATGTACTCGCGATACAGGATGTAGAGCACGGCCGCCGGATATTTTGGACCGTCGTATCTGAGTGTGGGTTCCTGCGGCGGTTCCGGCCGGGTTGTATTCTGCTGGACAACCGAGCTGGAGAGATCCGGTGCTCCGGCGGAGGGCTCAGCGGGGCTGTCGCACGCAATCAGGGCGATGAGCCCAAGAAGCGTTCCCACCTTCATGATCCCACTTCGGACGGACGCGCTCAAGATGGAGATTTGTGCTTCGTGCCTCATCAAGTGAACCCTTCGGGGTTGTATTGGGAACTGCGGTGAGGGACCGCCGCCAAGGCTAATGAACGATGAATCGCACAAAAGTTCGTACGACGATGTAAAACAATAGTGCCTGCCCGTGAGGAGTGCAACTACTGTCCCAACCGGAACGGCCCAATACCTCCCATCCCCGGCTGCGGTTCCGAGGACGTCCGCGGAGCGTCAGCCATTGCTCGCGGGTTCGATGTAC
Protein-coding sequences here:
- a CDS encoding DUF6973 domain-containing protein, producing MKVGTLLGLIALIACDSPAEPSAGAPDLSSSVVQQNTTRPEPPQEPTLRYDGPKYPAAVLYILYREYIHKNPGLTSLSPEDPKYQQYIERRLRQLYPDRGHSGMMREAAEQQRQNRIAWLEYERAMREYERKYGAAGEGSALPMTIEPAESCADTSLTCADASWSGQEEFAVPDDSSIPTIQMEIDSLELDPAGIEEIYYYESLAAGTYQGEPTDGGGGGGGGGGGGGGGGGGGTEIVSVGEVQFPNGNDVTPQVVPETILTTVMGLGMAGYKYFRAKQAVQRAVAKTAEFFPSFNKNDDQADAFRHIYLSVMLRRYLGKTVTKAVTDDHESNSFGATHVMDLHNNDIGRTHRYEQFRNHWLWDRWDWREWATRVRDYINYPAGNGVYIPEWQNGPTTEQAWQREASVPDAGYIYFKP